The following proteins are co-located in the Mesorhizobium sp. M1E.F.Ca.ET.045.02.1.1 genome:
- a CDS encoding VOC family protein: protein MPASVTRISDVCLLVENIERTVDFYVGKLGFRLRRRAEGFADFHGEGVTLAAWELDHINRHTGVSNLRSPRHAHKVCVAVQLDTPADIDRLHGELSAKGVPFYGPPENYVWNARCVYFTDPDDTLWELYAWLDGGPGDYHDEQP from the coding sequence ATGCCGGCGAGCGTCACCCGCATCTCCGACGTCTGCCTGCTCGTCGAGAATATCGAGCGCACGGTCGACTTCTATGTCGGGAAACTCGGCTTCCGCCTGCGTCGCCGCGCCGAAGGCTTCGCCGATTTCCATGGCGAGGGCGTGACGCTCGCCGCCTGGGAGCTCGACCACATCAACCGGCACACCGGCGTCTCGAATCTCAGATCGCCGCGTCATGCGCACAAGGTCTGCGTCGCCGTCCAGCTCGACACACCTGCCGATATCGATCGGCTGCATGGCGAACTCAGCGCCAAGGGCGTGCCATTCTACGGCCCGCCCGAAAACTACGTCTGGAATGCGCGCTGCGTCTATTTCACCGACCCGGACGACACGCTCTGGGAGCTCTACGCCTGGCTCGACGGCGGCCCTGGCGACTACCACGACGAACAGCCGTAG
- a CDS encoding FadR/GntR family transcriptional regulator codes for MKQRLAAIGTVETLPHRVATFLSREIESGELNPGARLPTEQELSEKFGVSRNVVREAIAQLRADGMIEARQGIGAFVLAPEQRAAIRIDREALKDTHNMERLFELRCILESESAALAAVRRGQEHLESIKAALDRMGGEERWEEGSIDADLLFHREIARATGNSYIHTFISFVCEQIRHSIHYARLTNPLHDLVEVNVGEHVRIYEALVAGDPVAAAAAMRTHIIGAANRVGVKLPLSKTSGAK; via the coding sequence ATGAAGCAAAGACTGGCCGCTATCGGCACTGTCGAGACGCTGCCCCACCGGGTCGCTACCTTCCTCAGCCGCGAGATCGAATCCGGCGAGTTGAACCCCGGCGCGCGGCTGCCGACCGAGCAGGAGCTGTCGGAGAAATTCGGCGTCAGCCGCAACGTCGTGCGCGAGGCGATCGCGCAGCTCCGTGCGGACGGCATGATTGAGGCCCGGCAAGGCATCGGGGCTTTCGTGCTGGCGCCCGAGCAGCGGGCCGCGATCCGCATCGACCGCGAGGCGCTCAAGGACACGCACAATATGGAGCGGCTGTTCGAGCTGCGCTGCATCCTCGAGTCCGAGTCGGCGGCTCTCGCCGCGGTGCGGCGCGGTCAAGAACATCTCGAATCGATCAAGGCGGCGCTCGACCGCATGGGCGGCGAGGAGCGATGGGAGGAAGGCAGCATCGACGCCGACCTGCTCTTCCACCGCGAGATCGCGCGGGCCACAGGCAACAGCTACATCCACACCTTCATTTCCTTCGTCTGCGAGCAGATCCGTCACTCGATCCACTACGCCCGCCTCACCAACCCGCTGCACGATCTCGTCGAGGTCAATGTCGGCGAGCATGTGCGCATCTACGAGGCGCTGGTGGCAGGCGATCCCGTGGCCGCCGCGGCGGCGATGCGCACGCATATCATCGGCGCCGCCAACCGCGTCGGCGTTAAGCTGCCGCTCTCGAAAACAAGCGGAGCGAAATAG
- a CDS encoding FAD-binding oxidoreductase, with protein MTIHSLSPEIIDALEGAVGRNGLTAEPAGMAKYLGDWAGDHHGGALAVLRPGSVAEVQALMRLCSELGLGVIPQGGNTGLVSGAIDTKDAGRVVISLERLNTIRRIDPENFTLQADAGCVLQTIKDASEAQDCLFPLALGAQGSCQIGGNAATNAGGVNVLRYGMARDLILGLEVVLADGELWNGFSGLRKNNSGYDLKQLFIGSEGTLGIITGVEVKLFPKPARTETAYLGLASFEAAVALFNRARRDCCDLISAFEIIGSECIELARLIDPGMTAPVAAPVQVLIELSSGPTIDLNGLLAGFLADAMERGLVTDAVLATSNAQANAFWAIREGLVEGQAKRGYHVRTDLSVRISDIPALIERARRFVALEHPNWIPLAYGHAGDGNIHFNVLPPLDLGTAEARARGAEITAGLYDIAVDLGGSISAEHGIGRSRRREFWSGLTPTHRRMIAALKTALDPKGQMNPGCLLPSTETSP; from the coding sequence ATGACCATTCACAGCCTGTCGCCGGAGATTATCGACGCCCTCGAAGGCGCCGTCGGACGGAACGGCCTGACCGCCGAGCCCGCGGGAATGGCGAAGTATCTTGGCGATTGGGCGGGCGACCATCATGGCGGCGCCCTTGCGGTCCTGCGACCCGGCTCGGTCGCCGAGGTGCAGGCATTGATGCGCCTTTGCAGCGAGCTCGGCCTCGGCGTCATTCCGCAAGGCGGCAACACCGGGCTGGTCTCGGGTGCGATCGATACGAAGGACGCCGGCCGGGTCGTCATCAGCCTGGAGCGACTGAACACCATCCGCCGGATCGATCCTGAGAACTTCACACTGCAAGCCGACGCAGGCTGCGTGCTGCAGACGATCAAGGACGCGAGCGAGGCACAGGACTGCCTGTTTCCGCTGGCGCTCGGCGCGCAAGGCAGTTGCCAGATCGGCGGCAATGCCGCGACCAATGCCGGCGGCGTCAACGTGCTGCGCTACGGCATGGCGCGCGACCTGATCCTCGGACTGGAAGTCGTGCTTGCGGATGGCGAGTTGTGGAACGGGTTCTCCGGGCTGCGCAAGAACAACAGCGGCTATGACCTGAAGCAGCTTTTCATCGGCTCGGAGGGCACGCTCGGCATCATCACCGGCGTCGAGGTCAAGCTGTTCCCGAAGCCCGCGCGGACCGAAACGGCCTATCTCGGTCTCGCCTCGTTCGAGGCGGCCGTCGCGCTGTTCAACAGGGCGCGCCGCGACTGTTGCGACCTCATCTCGGCCTTCGAAATCATCGGCTCGGAATGCATCGAGCTTGCCCGGCTGATCGACCCTGGAATGACCGCGCCGGTCGCGGCCCCCGTGCAGGTGCTGATCGAATTGTCCTCCGGGCCGACCATCGATCTCAACGGCTTGCTGGCCGGCTTCCTTGCCGATGCCATGGAGCGAGGCCTGGTGACCGACGCGGTTCTCGCGACCAGCAACGCGCAGGCGAATGCCTTCTGGGCGATCCGCGAAGGGCTGGTCGAAGGCCAGGCGAAGCGTGGCTATCATGTCCGCACCGATCTCTCGGTGCGCATCTCGGACATCCCTGCCTTGATCGAGCGCGCGCGCCGCTTCGTCGCACTCGAGCATCCCAATTGGATCCCGCTGGCCTACGGCCATGCCGGCGACGGCAACATCCATTTCAATGTGCTGCCGCCGCTCGATCTCGGCACGGCGGAAGCCCGCGCGCGCGGCGCGGAGATCACGGCGGGGCTCTACGACATTGCCGTCGACCTCGGCGGGTCGATCAGCGCCGAGCACGGCATCGGCCGCAGCCGCCGGCGCGAATTCTGGTCCGGACTCACGCCCACACATCGTCGCATGATCGCGGCGCTGAAAACCGCCCTCGACCCAAAGGGGCAGATGAACCCGGGCTGCCTATTGCCCTCGACGGAGACTTCCCCATGA
- a CDS encoding M23 family metallopeptidase: MKPTGQSAVFGRRKEPHTVIIARGNEIRHFTIRPWLAAFIGSALAAIAIGYLLATSYLVLRDDLIGATTARQARMQQAYEDRISALRAQVDRITSRQLLDQQLMETKVSELLARQTQLSQRHGRLGPILERAESEVGDIPAAADAPAKPDEHDEITGSLSQAPTYSVASLSAGDTRPFSLWSTRSDPLDNETAADRADKLFVSINASLKAIENQQLTRITTLADNAYKNADAISQALEAAGLPVDTELDKNDVGGPLVLLDSSMIFDGKVKELDEALDALDQVKKEARKLPLTNPAPGRAVTSPFGVRTDPILGTAALHTGMDFRAPIGMPAKVTAAGVVTKAGWNGGYGRMVEVDHGNGFSTRYGHLSEIDVTVGQKLAAGDVIGKTGSSGRSTGPHLHYEVRHNGEAVDPLRFLAVGKKVAQYL; encoded by the coding sequence GTGAAACCAACCGGTCAGTCAGCGGTCTTCGGCAGGCGCAAAGAGCCCCATACGGTCATTATCGCCAGGGGCAACGAGATCAGGCATTTCACCATTCGCCCCTGGCTTGCCGCATTCATCGGGTCGGCGCTTGCGGCGATCGCCATCGGTTACCTGCTCGCAACTTCCTATCTGGTGCTGCGCGACGACCTGATCGGCGCCACGACGGCAAGGCAGGCGCGTATGCAGCAGGCCTATGAGGACCGCATCTCCGCGCTTCGCGCCCAGGTGGACAGGATCACCAGCCGCCAGCTTCTCGACCAGCAGCTCATGGAAACCAAAGTGAGCGAGTTGCTGGCCAGGCAGACCCAGCTCAGCCAGCGCCACGGCCGGCTCGGACCGATCCTGGAACGGGCTGAAAGCGAGGTCGGCGACATACCCGCGGCGGCCGACGCTCCGGCGAAGCCCGACGAGCATGACGAAATCACCGGCAGCCTTTCGCAGGCCCCGACCTACTCCGTCGCTAGCCTGAGCGCCGGCGACACCAGGCCCTTCTCGCTGTGGTCGACACGGTCCGACCCGCTTGACAACGAAACCGCCGCCGATCGCGCCGACAAGCTGTTCGTATCGATCAACGCATCGCTGAAAGCCATCGAGAACCAGCAGCTCACCCGCATCACCACGCTTGCCGACAATGCCTACAAGAACGCCGATGCGATTTCGCAGGCGCTAGAAGCAGCCGGCCTCCCGGTCGATACCGAGCTCGACAAGAACGATGTCGGCGGCCCCTTGGTCCTGCTCGATTCCTCGATGATCTTCGACGGCAAAGTCAAGGAGTTGGATGAGGCTCTTGATGCGCTTGATCAAGTCAAGAAGGAAGCGCGCAAGCTGCCGCTCACCAATCCCGCTCCAGGTCGCGCCGTCACCAGTCCGTTCGGCGTGCGCACCGACCCGATCCTCGGCACGGCCGCCTTGCACACGGGGATGGATTTCAGGGCGCCGATCGGCATGCCGGCCAAGGTCACGGCCGCCGGCGTCGTGACCAAGGCCGGCTGGAACGGCGGCTACGGACGCATGGTCGAGGTCGACCACGGCAACGGTTTTTCCACGCGCTACGGGCATTTGAGTGAAATCGATGTCACCGTCGGCCAAAAGCTCGCCGCCGGCGACGTGATCGGCAAGACGGGCAGCAGCGGCCGCTCGACCGGCCCGCATCTCCACTATGAAGTGCGCCACAACGGCGAGGCGGTCGACCCGCTGCGGTTCCTCGCCGTCGGCAAGAAGGTCGCGCAATACCTTTAG
- a CDS encoding peroxiredoxin: MADLAVGDVAPQFDLPRDGGGSLSLAALRGKPVVLYFYPQDDTTSCTNEAIGFSQLKPEFERAGAVVIGLSPDSVKKHDKFKAKYDLTVDLVADEERKVIEAYHLWVEKTMYGRKYMGVERATFLIGKDGRIARIWRQVRVKGHAEEVLEAARAL; encoded by the coding sequence ATGGCTGATCTCGCAGTGGGCGACGTTGCGCCGCAATTCGATCTTCCGCGCGACGGCGGCGGCTCCCTCAGCCTCGCCGCGTTGCGGGGAAAGCCGGTCGTACTCTACTTCTATCCGCAGGACGACACCACAAGCTGCACCAATGAGGCGATCGGCTTCTCGCAGCTGAAGCCTGAATTCGAGAGGGCCGGCGCCGTGGTCATCGGGCTGTCCCCCGATAGCGTCAAGAAACACGACAAATTCAAGGCGAAGTACGATCTCACCGTCGACCTCGTCGCCGACGAGGAGCGCAAGGTGATCGAGGCCTACCATCTGTGGGTCGAGAAGACCATGTATGGCCGCAAATATATGGGCGTCGAGCGCGCCACCTTCCTGATCGGCAAGGACGGCCGCATCGCCCGCATCTGGCGACAGGTGCGGGTCAAGGGCCATGCCGAAGAGGTGCTGGAAGCGGCGCGCGCTCTTTGA